Genomic segment of Paenibacillus polymyxa:
TTTCAACTTTACCTGCAAAAGCTCTAAGTACCTCAGGAACCTGCTCTTCGGCCAATACAGCTGCTGCTTCAGCATCCAGTTCCAGATGTGAACGGAAAAACAACTCAGACAACGCTACAATATCGGATGCAGAAGTCATCTGTTCCTGGTATAAACGAACAAGGGCCTTAGCCCAATCCAGTTGTTCCGAAGACAGTTCAGTCGGCAACAGCCCCGCTGCCTGGAGATGTGGAATCGCCATGCTGGCAATTCGCTCAGGATCAGCCTTTTTAATATAGTGATTATTCAGGTAAGCAAGCTTATTGGTATCAAACACAGCTGGACTTTTGGACAAACGATTAGGATCGAAAATCGAAATCAGTTGTTCCCGATCATAGATCTCTTCTTCGCCTTCCGGGGACCAGCCCAGTAGTGCAATGAAGTTGAATATAGCTTCTGGCAAATAGCCCAACTTGTCATACTGCTCCATGAACTGAATAATGGATTCGTTACGCTTACTGAGCTTTTTGTGATCCTCGCCTACAATCAGCGTCATATGACCGAAGCGTGGCGGTTCCCAGCCGAGAGCTTCAAAGATCATCAACTGCCGCGGTGTATTGGAAACATGGTCTTCGCCCCGTAGTACATGCGATATTTTCATCAAATAATCGTCAACCGCTACAGCGAAGTTATATGTCGGAATACCATCCTTTTTGACGATAACAAAATCGCCGCTTTCCTTGGAATTAAACGTAATTTGACCTTTAACGATATCATCAAACGTATATTCACGATCTTCCGGTACGCGAAAACGAATACTTGGTACACGGCCCTCTGCTTCGAATGCCTGGCACTGTTCTTCTGTTAGATCACGATGTTTTCCAGAATAGCGTGGTGTCTCCCCACGTTCCGTCTGTTCTTCACGCTCGCGCTCCAGCTCTTCTTCAGTGCAGTAACAGCGATAAGCCAAACCACGATCCAGCAAATCCTGCCAGTACGTTTTATATATGTCCAAGCGTTCCGTCTGACGATAAGGTCCAAACTCGCCTCCCACGTCTACGCTCTCATCCCAGTCCATACCCAACCATTTCAAATATTTAAGTTGGCTTTCTTCTCCGCCCTCAATATTGCGCTTCACATCTGTGTCTTCAATACGAATAATAAATTTTCCACCTTGATTGCGAGCAAACAAATAATTAAATAATGCCGTTCTGGCATTTCCAATGTGCAGATGCCCTGTAGGGCTTGGTGCATAGCGTACACGAACTTCCGTGCTCATATAATCTCCTCCAAATTGAATTACTCAAGATGATAGCATTTACTTGATAAGACAGACAACCGATTGAGCCGCGATTCCTTCACCCCGTCCGGGAAACCCGAGTTGCTCTGTCGTGGTCGCCTTGACGTTCACCTGGGATAGCTCCTCTGCTTCCAGCGCCCGTGCGATGACTTCATTCATCTGCGGAATATACGATGCCATTTTGGGCTTTTGTGCGATAATCGTAGAATCGATATTCCCCAAGCGATATCCTCGCTCTTTAGCTAGCCCCCACACATGCTCCAGTAGCTTAAGACTGTCGGCATCCTTAAATTCTGGGTCATTATCCGGAAAATGCTTCCCGATGTCTCCCAAGCCAAGCGCGCCTAGGATAGCATCACTAATGGCATGCAGCAGCACGTCTGCATCGGAATGGCCCAACAAACCTTTTTCATACGGAATATTCACACCTCCGATGATGCATGGCCTTCCTTCCACCAGCTGGTGGACGTCAAATCCTTGTCCCACTCTGATCATTTGATATCCTCTCCCTCTGTTTTTACCCATAACGCCGCCATATCCAAATCCTCAGGCGTAGTAATTTTGATGTTCTTGTAGCTGCCTTGAACGACAGTAACCGGAATTCCTAGCCGCTCTATCAGCATAGAATCATCTGTTCCCAAGAATCCCGACTGCTCCGCTTCCTCATAGGCTCGCAGCAGATCGGAAAGACGAAAAGTCTGTGGCGTTTGAATACTCCACAGACTTCGGCGATCCGGCGTTGCTGTAATGATACCATCCCCGTTCACTTGCTTGACTGTATCCTTTACAGGTACTGCCGCTACAGAAGCACCAGTACGCTGGGCTGCCTCAAGGCATGAACGTACAAGCTCAGGTTGAATGAGTGGACGCACACCATCATGCACCATCACCCAATCCGCTTGTAAGTGGCGCAGACCGCGATAAACCGAATGCTGGCGTTCATTGCCACCAGCCACCACCCGTACATTTTTACCGATTTTGTATTGATGAATCCAATCTCGGCAGCGTTCCACATCTCCTGTCCCAGTCACCATCACCATTTCATCCACTTCGGGCATAGCTGCGAATATTTCAAGTGTATGTATGAAGATGGGCTTGTCCCGCAAAAGCAGAAATTGCTTGCTCTCCTGCGTCCCCATACGGGAGCCGCGCCCTGCTGCCACAATGACAACTCCTACCCGATTGTTCATTCAAATAACTCCTGCCCTGATCGCTTTGGACGATCCGTATGATAACACATCTACTTCATCATACCGCGTTTATTGAGCTTTTTCCAATAATTTTGGTTTAGCAAAGATCATACGACCGGCAGAGGTCTGAAGTACACTCGTGACCAGTACCTCCATCAGAGAGCCAATATAGTCACGTCCGCCTTCTACAACAATCATCGTGCCATCATCCAGATAGGCTACACCCTGCCCATGCTCCTTGCCGTCTTTAATAATCTGCACCATAATTTCCTCGCCGGGCAATACGACAGGCTTCACTGCATTCGCCAAATCGTTAATATTCAGCACCGATACACCTTGCAGTTCGCATACTTTATTCAGGTTAAAATCATTAGTTACAACTTTACCCTGCAACACCTTTGCCAGCTTGACCAGCTTACTATCGACCTCTGAAATTTCCTCAAAATCACCTTCGTAAATGAGCACATTCACATCTAGCTCTTTTTGGATTTTATTCAAAATATCCAGGCCCCGGCGTCCACGATTACGCTTAAGTAAATCTGATGAATCTGCAATATGCTGAAGCTCCTCCAGCACAAATTCAGGAATCACAATCGTTCCTTCAATAAAACCTGTCTTGCAAATATCTGCAATACGTCCATCTATAATGACGCTGGTGTCCAATATTTTATGTTCCTCCAGCTTGCGTTCTTCTACACCCGTTCCCCGACCAAAAAAACCAGAACTCCAAAAGGATGACAGCTCGTCCCGCTTTTCTAGTCCAACCATCAATCCTACATATCCGCATATCACGGTAACAGCGGTCTGGATAAGTTGACCTGGGGCCCCCAACCATGAAAAAAGCGGATAAACTGCTAAGGAAAGCGTCAATCCCACCGCTAAACCAATCACACCTGCCATCATCTCGTTCATCGGAATTCGTACCAAGCCTTCAATGCCCTGCTGCAATCGATTCGCCACGGATGCCCCTGCGAATGAACACCCAGCCATAAATAGCACTGCTCCCGCCATCATCCAAACAATCATTCCCAGTAAAGACCCATCACTCAACCATTGTGGCATCCACGATACAATGCCTCCTACCCGCTGGTATAACGTATAGCCAAACCATGCTCCGCACAATCCTGTAAAAGTTAAAATAGCCTTTCTCCACATTGAGTCTCTATACCTCCTTTATTTTCTTTGCATATAGTCAGCTGCTTATTGGATACATAGCATTTCTCTTACCAGTATGATCCATTTCCCACATAACTAACCCTGTGTTTTCACTTTTTATGCATAAAAAAAAGCATTTATCTCCCTAAAATGATTCAAGGAAATAAATGCTTATTCTTGTTCTTGCTTGATACTAGCGCTGTGAATGACGATATTGATCGTCCTGTTCTTCCTGACTGGAACGCTCCCGCTCACGTCCACGTCTGCGTGACAGCTTACGAATGTTCAGCTTCATACCATACAATGCATACAGCACCAGCGGTACAAAAATCAGCTTCGATAGCTGGTCAGGGAATTTAACAGCCAACACCACCGCTGCAATTACGACCCATGGAGCAACCCAGATCGCTTTTTTCGGAAGGCCGACCTTTTTAAAATTCGGATATCTCATGGAGCTGACCATCAAATAAGAAACCAGCAACATGGCAATCGACATGTATAACAATGAAATATCGTTATGGAATAAGGACAAAGTGGCTAATACGCCACCTGCTGCCGGAATTGGCAACCCCGTAAAATAACCTGGTACACCAGGACGTACGTTAAATCGAGCCAAACGCAACGCTCCGCACATCGGGAAAATGGCAGTAACCGTCCAAGCGAGAGCCGAATTCGCATCATGAAAAGCAACCATGTACATAATAACTGCGGGAGCAACACCAAAAGATATCATATCTGATAAGGAGTCCAGTTCTTTACCGAATTCGCTTTGGGCATTCAGGACCCGGGCCATCCTACCATCCAGTCCGTCCAACAACATGGCGACAATAACCATAATAGCGGCAAGACTGTATTTTCCGTCTACCGCCAATAAAATGGCGATCATTCCGAGAAACAAGTTACCTAAGGTACACATGTTCGGAATTGATTTGGTAATCATCTCTTCACCTCAATGTATGAATTGTTCCATTATAATCCTTTCACTGTATTACATTTACATTTGCCTGTCAATGAAAACTTGTTCCTGCAAACGTTTAAGACCTTCTTTAATCGTACGCGCACGAACCTCTCCAATACCATCCACTTCATCCAGTTCTTCTATCGTTGCTGTGATGACATGTGGAAAACGTCCAAACCGCTCCACCAGATTATGAATAATCACATTCGGCAAACGCGGTATCTTGTTCAGTACCCGATAGCCACGTGCAGCAATATACTCCTCTGATGTCGCAGCTGAAGAAGGGTAGCCTAGTAAGCGTACAATATGATTCACATCCAACAATTCGTCGTCCGTAGAACGTTTGAGTCCCAATATAATTTCACGAATCTTCTCGTCGCTATCGTCTTTGGCATAATCCTTATACAGCAACCAAGCTTCTTCTTCAATGTTGCTGACAAGCTCTTCCATCTGCATACTAATCAGACGGCCCTCATTTCCGAGCTCGTTAATAAATCGTTTGATTTCCATTTTGATGCGCAGCACCATTTCGATCCGCTGGATGACATTAACGACTTCCGGCATGGTAACCAGCTCTTCAAATTCAGATGCTGTCAAATTCGTAGAGGCTTGCCCCAACACGGATCTATATTTTTCTAACGTCTGAATAGCCTGATTGGCTTTCGTTAGAATAACCCCGATTTCCTTAAGCGCATACCGTAATGTCCCCTGATACAAGGTAATAATATTACGCCGTTGGGAAATAGACACAACTAATTTGCCAGTCTGCTTTGCAACTCGTTCTGCTGTCCGGTGCCGAATTCCCGTCTCAATTGAAGAAATGGAGGAGTCCGGAATCAGTTGTGTATTGGCATATAAAATTCGTTTTAAATCCTCGCTCAATATGATTGCGCCGTCCATTTTAGCCAACTCATACAAATAGTTCGGTGAAAAATCACAATTGATGGAGAAACCGCCATCCACGACTTCCATAACTTCTGGGCTATAGCCAACGACCAGAAGAGCACCCGTTTTGGCACGCAAAACGTTTTCCAACCCGTCGCGAAAGGGAGTTCCCGGTGCCACAAGCCGCAGCAAATCGTTCATTTTATCCAGTTGGCTCGCTTCTTTCATTCTCAATGCCCCCTAATCTAATGCGGCTGCCAGTGCATCTGCCACCGTTCCTACTCCTATAATTTGTATCCCTTTCGGATGTGTCCAGCCCTTCAAACTTTTCTCCGGCATGATCACGCGTTTGAAACCTAATTTCTCCGCTTCTCGTACTCGCTGTTCTGCTCGGGATACCGCGCGCACCTCACCTGTCAGTCCCACCTCGCCAAAAATCACATCATACGGCTTTGTAGGAGCATCCCTAAAGCTGGAAGCAATACTCACAGCTATAGCCAAATCCACCGCCGGTTCATCCAACTTCACGCCTCCGGCTACGTTGAGATAAGCGTCCTGGTTTTGCAAAAACATGCCCATCCGTTTTTCTAGCACGGCTATGATTAATCCCATTCGATGATGGTCGACTCCTGTGCCCATTCGGCGTGGAGAGGGAAAATGTGTAGCTGCAATCAATGCTTGCAGTTCAACCAATACAGGTCGGGTTCCTTCCATACTGGCTACAACAGTAGAACCTGCCACACCCAGTGGTCGTTCAGACAGGAAAAGTTCAGAAGGATTCGACACCTCACGCAAACCGCTTTCAGCCATTTCAAAAATACCAATTTCATTTGTAGAACCGAAACGATTTTTAACTGCACGCAATAACCGATACGTATGGTGACGCTCTCCTTCAAAATAAAGTACACAATCAACCATATGCTCCAACAAACGCGGACCTGCAATGGCCCCTTCCTTGGTCACATGTCCTACCAATACCGTAGCAATACCTAGCCCCTTGGCAATTCGCATAAAGCGTGAAGTACACTCCCGCACCTGAGCCACACTACCTGGTGCACTCGTCACCTCAGGCAAATATACAGTCTGTATCGAGTCGATGACCAAAAACTCCGGCTTCAAGCTGTCCACCGCTTCTTCAATCGTCTCCAAATTCGTCTCACATAATACGTATAGGCTGGGGGACAAGGCACCGAGCCGATCTGCACGGAGTTTCGTTTGACGGACAGATTCCTCCCCAGACACGTACAGCACCTTTAAACCAGTTAAAGCCAGTTCATTAGATGTTTGCAGCATGAGCGTAGATTTACCGATTCCCGGATCACCGCCCACCAAAACGAGTGAACCCGGCACCACACCTCCACCGAGTACTCGATTCAATTCGCCAATTCCCGTCAAAATTCGTGTTTCTTTGCCACTCTCCACCTCTATAATAGGGAGTGGCTTGTCTTTTGTGCTATGAGTAAGAAGGGAAGACCCCATTCCTTGAGTTTTTACAACGCTTTCCGTTTCTTCGACCATGGAATTCCATGCCTGGCATCCAGGACATTTTCCGTACCATTTGGGCGATTCATAACCACATTCCGTACAGGAAAATTTAGTTTTCACTTTAGCCATACTTTGTTCCCTGGCTCCTTATTGACGACGATGATGTCAAATTTATGTTCATACAGCCCAGAAAGAGCTGTAACAATAAAAGTTTACCATTGAAGCTTGG
This window contains:
- the gltX gene encoding glutamate--tRNA ligase — translated: MSTEVRVRYAPSPTGHLHIGNARTALFNYLFARNQGGKFIIRIEDTDVKRNIEGGEESQLKYLKWLGMDWDESVDVGGEFGPYRQTERLDIYKTYWQDLLDRGLAYRCYCTEEELEREREEQTERGETPRYSGKHRDLTEEQCQAFEAEGRVPSIRFRVPEDREYTFDDIVKGQITFNSKESGDFVIVKKDGIPTYNFAVAVDDYLMKISHVLRGEDHVSNTPRQLMIFEALGWEPPRFGHMTLIVGEDHKKLSKRNESIIQFMEQYDKLGYLPEAIFNFIALLGWSPEGEEEIYDREQLISIFDPNRLSKSPAVFDTNKLAYLNNHYIKKADPERIASMAIPHLQAAGLLPTELSSEQLDWAKALVRLYQEQMTSASDIVALSELFFRSHLELDAEAAAVLAEEQVPEVLRAFAGKVETSEEFTAPQMAKLIKEVQKETGFKGKQLFMPIRVALTGQTHGRDLNETIFLLGRDKVLDRLKAQIKG
- the ispF gene encoding 2-C-methyl-D-erythritol 2,4-cyclodiphosphate synthase; protein product: MIRVGQGFDVHQLVEGRPCIIGGVNIPYEKGLLGHSDADVLLHAISDAILGALGLGDIGKHFPDNDPEFKDADSLKLLEHVWGLAKERGYRLGNIDSTIIAQKPKMASYIPQMNEVIARALEAEELSQVNVKATTTEQLGFPGRGEGIAAQSVVCLIK
- the ispD gene encoding 2-C-methyl-D-erythritol 4-phosphate cytidylyltransferase: MNNRVGVVIVAAGRGSRMGTQESKQFLLLRDKPIFIHTLEIFAAMPEVDEMVMVTGTGDVERCRDWIHQYKIGKNVRVVAGGNERQHSVYRGLRHLQADWVMVHDGVRPLIQPELVRSCLEAAQRTGASVAAVPVKDTVKQVNGDGIITATPDRRSLWSIQTPQTFRLSDLLRAYEEAEQSGFLGTDDSMLIERLGIPVTVVQGSYKNIKITTPEDLDMAALWVKTEGEDIK
- a CDS encoding PIN/TRAM domain-containing protein, which produces MWRKAILTFTGLCGAWFGYTLYQRVGGIVSWMPQWLSDGSLLGMIVWMMAGAVLFMAGCSFAGASVANRLQQGIEGLVRIPMNEMMAGVIGLAVGLTLSLAVYPLFSWLGAPGQLIQTAVTVICGYVGLMVGLEKRDELSSFWSSGFFGRGTGVEERKLEEHKILDTSVIIDGRIADICKTGFIEGTIVIPEFVLEELQHIADSSDLLKRNRGRRGLDILNKIQKELDVNVLIYEGDFEEISEVDSKLVKLAKVLQGKVVTNDFNLNKVCELQGVSVLNINDLANAVKPVVLPGEEIMVQIIKDGKEHGQGVAYLDDGTMIVVEGGRDYIGSLMEVLVTSVLQTSAGRMIFAKPKLLEKAQ
- the pssA gene encoding CDP-diacylglycerol--serine O-phosphatidyltransferase — protein: MITKSIPNMCTLGNLFLGMIAILLAVDGKYSLAAIMVIVAMLLDGLDGRMARVLNAQSEFGKELDSLSDMISFGVAPAVIMYMVAFHDANSALAWTVTAIFPMCGALRLARFNVRPGVPGYFTGLPIPAAGGVLATLSLFHNDISLLYMSIAMLLVSYLMVSSMRYPNFKKVGLPKKAIWVAPWVVIAAVVLAVKFPDQLSKLIFVPLVLYALYGMKLNIRKLSRRRGRERERSSQEEQDDQYRHSQR
- the disA gene encoding DNA integrity scanning diadenylate cyclase DisA is translated as MKEASQLDKMNDLLRLVAPGTPFRDGLENVLRAKTGALLVVGYSPEVMEVVDGGFSINCDFSPNYLYELAKMDGAIILSEDLKRILYANTQLIPDSSISSIETGIRHRTAERVAKQTGKLVVSISQRRNIITLYQGTLRYALKEIGVILTKANQAIQTLEKYRSVLGQASTNLTASEFEELVTMPEVVNVIQRIEMVLRIKMEIKRFINELGNEGRLISMQMEELVSNIEEEAWLLYKDYAKDDSDEKIREIILGLKRSTDDELLDVNHIVRLLGYPSSAATSEEYIAARGYRVLNKIPRLPNVIIHNLVERFGRFPHVITATIEELDEVDGIGEVRARTIKEGLKRLQEQVFIDRQM
- the radA gene encoding DNA repair protein RadA, producing MAKVKTKFSCTECGYESPKWYGKCPGCQAWNSMVEETESVVKTQGMGSSLLTHSTKDKPLPIIEVESGKETRILTGIGELNRVLGGGVVPGSLVLVGGDPGIGKSTLMLQTSNELALTGLKVLYVSGEESVRQTKLRADRLGALSPSLYVLCETNLETIEEAVDSLKPEFLVIDSIQTVYLPEVTSAPGSVAQVRECTSRFMRIAKGLGIATVLVGHVTKEGAIAGPRLLEHMVDCVLYFEGERHHTYRLLRAVKNRFGSTNEIGIFEMAESGLREVSNPSELFLSERPLGVAGSTVVASMEGTRPVLVELQALIAATHFPSPRRMGTGVDHHRMGLIIAVLEKRMGMFLQNQDAYLNVAGGVKLDEPAVDLAIAVSIASSFRDAPTKPYDVIFGEVGLTGEVRAVSRAEQRVREAEKLGFKRVIMPEKSLKGWTHPKGIQIIGVGTVADALAAALD